The genomic interval ACCTGAAATCTACGTGCATATTGAGTCTCCCGTCGCGGACGAAGCACTGGATTCTCTGGAGGCACGGCGGATTGTCCGATTGATCGTCTTTCGGGGGAAACCACGTGATCGCTTCGGCACGGCGTGAATTGGGCTCGGCTTTGAGTTTTTCTATCAGGTATTCCACCTGGTCGATCCCTTTCCCGTCGCCATCCCCCCTGAAATCCGAATCTCCAACCGGGTAATCGAAGAGGCGGTCATGGTATGTATATACGAACTCGTTCTCGGTCCCGTTCAGGAGATCGTTTACATACTGCTTCATCGCCCCTTCGCCGAACATGTTGAACGGGCTAATCATGTAGTCCTCAAACGGATTTTTAACGTGAATATTCAGCGGTTCGGGAAGCTCTATCGTCTTTTCTCCGTCCTCCGTGACCAGATATTTCCCGTGCTTCAGGATGGTCTTGATAACCTCTTCATGTGCCTTGCCCAGTGAAAATGCACGTACGTTGAACACCTTAAAACCATCTCCCTTTGATAAGAGTATTTTCGCCAACCTATTTCAGATTGTCTGATTGCCCGCACCAGAACGGGCATTCTTTTTTCCTGCATTCCCTGTTCAGTCCCGAAAATTCACAGCAGAACTCTTTTGTAACCGGCAGGGCGACTTTGAAGTTTTCTTCCAGGAACTTAACCGCCCCGATTATGGCGAGATATGTATCCCGTTTGCAGCACCGCGGCCCTCCTGCATCTGCTATCGCCATTAAAGCCGTTGCCGTCATCCTGTTCGATAGCGACCAGGATTCACCTGAAAGAGGGGTCGAACCCGTGATCACGCTGATGAAGATCCCTGTTCCGATCGCTGCACCGCATGTTCCGTGCGTTCCGCAGAAACCCCCTTTGATATGCTCCGAACGACTGAGTGCCTTCT from Methanolacinia paynteri carries:
- a CDS encoding DUF5714 domain-containing protein codes for the protein MTDEKTGCLICGGELVYSDTEKEMECSFCGKKFRTNVACENGHFICDECHGREAEGIITAFCLNTDLKDPIKIAITLMRHPSMHMHGPEHHYLVPAVLITAYYNEINEPEKKEKALKKALSRSEHIKGGFCGTHGTCGAAIGTGIFISVITGSTPLSGESWSLSNRMTATALMAIADAGGPRCCKRDTYLAIIGAVKFLEENFKVALPVTKEFCCEFSGLNRECRKKECPFWCGQSDNLK
- a CDS encoding thymidylate synthase yields the protein MAKILLSKGDGFKVFNVRAFSLGKAHEEVIKTILKHGKYLVTEDGEKTIELPEPLNIHVKNPFEDYMISPFNMFGEGAMKQYVNDLLNGTENEFVYTYHDRLFDYPVGDSDFRGDGDGKGIDQVEYLIEKLKAEPNSRRAEAITWFPPKDDQSDNPPCLQRIQCFVRDGRLNMHVDFRSNDMLSALGANMYALVHLQKMIADRLEADVGWYSHTSVSAHMYHERDHDELMKYVKGLGLEADLKHYESSKLITD